A single window of Acinetobacter wuhouensis DNA harbors:
- a CDS encoding inositol monophosphatase family protein, with translation MEPMVVMAARAAQLVGQELLKAHQNRHKLDLQVEEKGIDGPVTRVDRYIEQLTIDTLRKSYKNHSFLGEEFGLQEGKGHDADWCWVIDPLDGTLNFINGFPHFCVSIAVQHKGITQHGVIYDPVKDELFSASRGRGAMLNQRRIRVNVKDSLENTFMGVGHAFRKIRNGEVVSYAKNHFDSLLNVTEAGAQYRRAGSAALDLAYVAAGRLDGYFELGLKPWDIAAGELIVKEAGGTVVDARGGSDSMENGQVIACSMKMLKPLMQQVVPAWGEAAK, from the coding sequence ATGGAACCTATGGTGGTGATGGCTGCGCGTGCGGCTCAATTAGTTGGTCAAGAGCTTTTAAAAGCGCATCAAAATCGTCATAAACTCGATCTACAAGTCGAAGAAAAAGGTATTGATGGTCCTGTAACACGTGTAGATCGCTACATTGAACAGTTAACTATTGATACGCTTCGTAAAAGTTATAAAAATCACAGCTTCCTTGGTGAAGAGTTTGGTCTGCAAGAAGGTAAAGGTCACGACGCTGATTGGTGTTGGGTGATTGATCCTTTAGATGGTACTTTAAACTTCATTAACGGTTTCCCTCATTTCTGCGTATCTATCGCTGTTCAACACAAAGGCATTACTCAACACGGTGTTATTTATGACCCTGTGAAAGATGAGTTGTTCTCTGCGAGCCGTGGTCGTGGTGCAATGTTGAATCAACGCCGTATCCGTGTAAATGTTAAAGACAGTCTTGAAAATACTTTCATGGGTGTTGGTCATGCATTCCGTAAAATCCGTAATGGTGAAGTGGTTTCTTATGCGAAAAACCATTTTGATTCATTATTGAATGTCACAGAAGCGGGTGCACAATATCGCCGTGCAGGTTCTGCAGCATTGGACTTGGCTTATGTTGCTGCGGGTCGTTTAGATGGTTATTTTGAACTTGGTTTGAAACCTTGGGATATCGCAGCAGGCGAGTTGATCGTGAAAGAAGCGGGCGGTACTGTCGTTGATGCACGTGGTGGTTCAGATTCTATGGAAAATGGTCAAGTGATCGCATGTTCTATGAAAATGTTAAAACCATTGATGCAACAAGTTGTTCCTGCTTGGGGTGAAGCTGCGAAATAA
- the hemF gene encoding oxygen-dependent coproporphyrinogen oxidase: MQNPTSNDIQRVRDYLTDLQTRICSALEQQEKFGGGTATFEIDDWQRPEGGGGRSRVLQNGTVIEKGGVMFSHINISKLPASATERHPQIAGAKAQAMGVSLVIHPNNPNVPTSHANVRLFVAEKEGQEPIWWFGGGFDLTPFYPNDEDVLSWHQTAYDLCAPFGEDVYAKHKQWCDDYFYLKHRDEQRGIGGLFFDDLNQWDFEKCFEYIQAVGNGYLEAILPIFQRNQNKPYTEAQRDFQLYRRGRYVEYNLVYDRGTLFGLQTGGRIESILVSMPPLAGWSYRPEWDENSAEKRLTDYYLKPKDWLKIL; the protein is encoded by the coding sequence ATGCAGAATCCGACTTCAAATGATATACAACGTGTCCGCGACTATCTCACTGACTTACAAACACGGATCTGTTCAGCCTTAGAACAACAAGAAAAATTTGGTGGTGGCACAGCGACATTTGAAATTGATGATTGGCAACGTCCTGAAGGTGGCGGTGGTCGCTCACGAGTTTTACAAAATGGCACAGTGATTGAAAAAGGTGGTGTGATGTTCTCACACATCAATATTTCCAAGCTGCCTGCTTCTGCTACAGAGCGTCACCCACAAATTGCAGGTGCAAAAGCCCAAGCCATGGGCGTTTCATTGGTCATTCACCCGAATAACCCAAATGTACCCACCTCACATGCCAATGTCCGTTTATTCGTTGCAGAGAAAGAAGGACAAGAACCCATTTGGTGGTTTGGTGGTGGTTTTGACCTCACCCCATTTTATCCCAATGATGAAGATGTATTGTCATGGCATCAGACAGCATATGATCTTTGTGCACCCTTTGGCGAAGATGTTTATGCCAAACACAAACAATGGTGCGATGATTATTTCTATTTAAAGCATCGTGATGAGCAACGTGGTATTGGTGGATTATTCTTTGATGATTTAAATCAATGGGATTTTGAAAAATGCTTCGAATATATTCAAGCCGTAGGGAATGGCTACTTAGAAGCTATCCTTCCAATTTTCCAACGCAATCAAAATAAACCTTATACCGAAGCGCAACGTGACTTCCAACTCTACCGTCGTGGGCGTTATGTCGAATACAATTTGGTCTATGACCGTGGCACTTTATTCGGCTTACAAACAGGCGGACGTATTGAGTCTATTCTTGTGAGTATGCCACCACTTGCAGGATGGTCATATCGTCCTGAATGGGATGAAAATAGTGCTGAGAAACGCTTAACGGACTATTATCTCAAACCTAAAGATTGGTTAAAGATTTTGTAA
- the dxs gene encoding 1-deoxy-D-xylulose-5-phosphate synthase, with the protein MLYTEIPSQRPVTPLLDAIDHPQQLRQLEQSQLPQVADELRQFILYAAGQSGGHFGANLGVIELTVALHYCFNTPEDRLVWDVGHQAYPHKALTGRREQLRTIRAKNGLAAFPAREESVFDTFGVGHSSTAISAGLGMALASRYQKSLREVVAIVGDGAMTAGMAFEAMNDAVAHNADMMVVLNDNDMSISQSTGGFAKHLASIWEQGQFVNIDAQGQAFVQDCPEWDYTSRLHESATDAADNLFKAIGFDYFGPFDGHDVEQLAQVFNALKKRKGPRLIHIYTVKGKGFGPAEADQIKYHAISKLNATSSKNPAPKYSDVFGQWLCDEAAQDEKLLAITPAMCEGSGMVKFAQQFPERYFDVAIAEQHAVTLAAGMACEGLKPVVAIYSTFLQRGYDQLIHDVALQNLDVTFAIDRAGLVGEDGPTHAGAYDYAFMRTVPNMVIMAPKDENECRQMLHTAYLHQGPTAVRYPRGNGLGVEIQQQLTALEMGKAEIVAEFNLEHDECISILAFGSRVSVAVEAAKQLASKLDLAVRVVNMRFVKPLDEQIIRDLADKTSLFVTVEEHAVMAGAGSAVNEFMAQAQILKPILNLGLPDEFLPQASHAEMLQDCGLDAKGIQNSIEHAWTKLVQHI; encoded by the coding sequence ATGTTGTATACCGAAATACCTAGTCAACGTCCTGTAACGCCTTTGTTGGATGCGATTGATCATCCTCAACAATTACGTCAACTTGAGCAAAGCCAATTGCCACAGGTCGCAGACGAATTGCGTCAATTTATTTTGTATGCTGCCGGACAAAGTGGTGGGCATTTTGGCGCTAATCTTGGCGTTATCGAACTCACTGTTGCATTGCATTATTGTTTTAATACGCCAGAAGACCGTTTGGTGTGGGATGTCGGTCATCAGGCTTATCCACACAAAGCTTTAACAGGTCGCCGTGAACAGCTTCGTACGATTCGTGCTAAAAATGGTTTGGCGGCTTTTCCTGCACGTGAAGAATCTGTATTTGATACCTTTGGTGTGGGGCATTCATCGACTGCAATTTCAGCAGGCTTGGGCATGGCTTTAGCCAGTCGTTATCAAAAATCTCTACGTGAAGTGGTTGCCATCGTTGGTGATGGGGCGATGACCGCAGGTATGGCATTTGAAGCGATGAATGATGCGGTTGCTCACAATGCGGACATGATGGTCGTACTGAATGACAATGATATGTCAATTTCGCAAAGCACAGGTGGCTTTGCCAAGCATCTAGCTTCAATTTGGGAGCAAGGGCAGTTCGTCAATATTGATGCGCAAGGTCAAGCTTTTGTACAAGATTGTCCTGAATGGGATTACACCTCTCGTTTGCATGAATCTGCAACTGATGCTGCCGATAATCTATTTAAAGCGATTGGTTTTGACTATTTTGGTCCATTTGATGGACATGATGTCGAGCAATTGGCACAAGTATTCAATGCCTTAAAAAAACGTAAAGGTCCACGCCTGATTCACATTTATACGGTGAAAGGTAAAGGTTTTGGGCCTGCGGAAGCAGATCAAATTAAATATCATGCGATTAGCAAATTAAACGCAACATCTTCAAAAAATCCAGCACCAAAGTATTCTGACGTGTTTGGGCAATGGCTGTGTGATGAAGCTGCGCAGGATGAGAAACTTTTAGCGATTACCCCTGCGATGTGTGAAGGCTCGGGAATGGTTAAGTTTGCACAACAATTTCCTGAGCGTTATTTCGATGTGGCGATTGCAGAACAGCATGCGGTAACACTTGCCGCAGGCATGGCGTGTGAAGGTTTAAAACCTGTCGTTGCGATCTATTCGACTTTCTTACAACGTGGTTATGATCAACTGATTCATGATGTTGCTTTGCAAAATCTTGATGTGACTTTTGCAATTGATCGTGCGGGCTTGGTCGGTGAAGATGGTCCAACCCATGCAGGTGCATACGATTATGCATTTATGCGCACTGTACCGAATATGGTGATCATGGCACCAAAAGACGAAAATGAATGTCGTCAAATGTTGCACACTGCTTATTTACATCAAGGTCCAACGGCGGTGCGTTATCCACGTGGTAATGGCTTAGGCGTTGAAATTCAACAGCAACTCACAGCACTCGAAATGGGTAAAGCTGAAATCGTTGCTGAATTTAATCTTGAGCATGATGAATGTATTAGTATTCTTGCTTTTGGTAGTCGTGTCAGTGTTGCTGTAGAAGCTGCAAAACAACTTGCGAGTAAACTTGATCTTGCTGTACGTGTGGTCAATATGCGTTTTGTGAAGCCATTGGATGAGCAAATCATTCGCGATTTGGCAGACAAAACCAGTTTATTCGTGACAGTAGAAGAACATGCCGTGATGGCGGGTGCGGGCAGTGCTGTTAATGAATTTATGGCACAAGCGCAAATTCTCAAGCCAATATTAAATCTTGGTTTGCCTGATGAATTTTTGCCACAAGCCAGTCATGCTGAAATGTTGCAAGATTGTGGTTTGGATGCAAAAGGCATTCAAAATTCAATTGAACACGCTTGGACAAAGTTGGTTCAGCATATTTAA
- the aroE gene encoding shikimate dehydrogenase has protein sequence MSKQFAVIGNPIEHSRSPELHHAFAQKTGIDLHYSKRLAPLDGFEVSVNDFFTQNGVGMNVTVPFKEQAFALCGQLTERAKIAKAVNTLWMENGVLHGDNTDGQGLVDAIKALDWNIKNSQILIIGAGGATRGVIYPLVKAGAKKIVIANRTLARAEQLIADLKDAVPEAELSAIGLDTLDGQFDIVINATSASLSGDVLILPENLSFDHAYEMAYGKPSSFLDQAKARGVPTSEGFGMLVGQAIEAFAIWNGVRPNLKDFL, from the coding sequence ATGAGTAAACAATTCGCAGTCATTGGCAACCCAATCGAACACTCTCGTTCACCTGAATTACACCATGCATTTGCACAAAAAACAGGTATTGATTTGCATTATTCAAAACGCCTTGCACCTTTGGACGGTTTTGAAGTCAGTGTAAATGATTTTTTTACGCAAAATGGTGTCGGTATGAATGTCACTGTTCCGTTTAAAGAGCAAGCTTTTGCACTCTGCGGACAACTCACCGAACGTGCCAAAATTGCCAAAGCAGTGAATACTTTATGGATGGAAAATGGCGTTTTGCATGGAGACAATACCGATGGTCAAGGTTTAGTCGATGCGATCAAAGCCCTCGATTGGAATATTAAAAATAGCCAAATTCTGATTATTGGCGCTGGTGGTGCGACCCGTGGCGTGATTTATCCGCTGGTCAAGGCAGGTGCGAAAAAGATTGTTATTGCCAATCGTACCCTTGCACGTGCAGAACAATTGATTGCTGATTTAAAAGATGCCGTACCTGAAGCAGAACTTTCTGCAATTGGTTTAGATACGTTAGATGGTCAATTTGATATTGTAATCAATGCGACATCTGCAAGTTTGAGTGGTGATGTGTTGATTCTTCCTGAAAACTTAAGCTTTGATCATGCTTATGAAATGGCTTATGGCAAACCATCTAGCTTTTTAGATCAAGCCAAAGCACGTGGTGTACCGACGTCAGAAGGTTTTGGCATGCTGGTCGGTCAAGCGATTGAAGCTTTTGCAATTTGGAATGGTGTCCGTCCGAATTTAAAAGACTTTTTATAA
- the hemN gene encoding oxygen-independent coproporphyrinogen III oxidase: protein MSCSLIQKYNVAGPRYTSYPTVPYWDETTFSLEAWKLTLKRSFDESNVTEGISLYIHLPFCESLCTFCGCHKKVTKRHEVEQPYIQAVLKEWELYCQLLGDKPNIKEIHLGGGTPTFFSVEHLQQLIQGILAKATIAEGHEFSFEGHPNNTTKEHLQALYDLGFRRVSYGVQDYNENVQKAIHRIQPYENVERVTQWAREIGYESISHDLVFGLPFQNLEDVLNTIDLTNGLTPDRLAFYSYAHVPWIKGNGQRGFKDHDVPKDDVKRTLYEEGKKKLLAHGYHEIGMDHFALANDGMYQSFQAGTLHRNFMGYTSSKTQVMIGLGVSSISDSWYSFAQNEKNIDVYYECLERNEIPVVKGHVLSIEDLKIRQHILNLMCTFETSWADSTMDFPEREQVIVQLAEMQHDGLLQIEQDRIVITEQGKPFVRNICMAFDLLLKRRKPETQIFSMTI, encoded by the coding sequence ATGAGTTGTTCTCTGATTCAAAAATACAATGTTGCAGGTCCACGTTATACCAGTTATCCCACTGTGCCGTATTGGGATGAAACAACATTTTCACTTGAGGCATGGAAGCTAACGCTTAAGCGCTCATTTGATGAATCAAATGTAACAGAAGGTATTAGCTTATATATTCATCTGCCATTTTGTGAAAGCTTATGTACTTTTTGTGGTTGCCATAAAAAAGTTACTAAACGCCATGAAGTAGAACAGCCGTATATTCAAGCCGTTTTAAAAGAATGGGAATTGTATTGTCAATTATTGGGCGATAAACCCAATATTAAAGAAATTCATTTGGGTGGTGGAACGCCAACTTTCTTTTCAGTTGAACATTTACAACAATTGATTCAAGGGATTCTAGCCAAGGCGACAATTGCAGAAGGGCATGAGTTTAGCTTTGAAGGGCATCCGAATAATACGACAAAAGAGCATTTACAAGCCTTGTATGATCTCGGTTTTCGCCGTGTTAGTTATGGGGTTCAGGATTATAATGAAAATGTGCAAAAGGCCATTCACCGTATTCAACCTTATGAAAATGTTGAGCGGGTAACACAATGGGCACGTGAAATTGGTTATGAATCTATTTCGCATGATTTGGTTTTTGGTTTGCCATTTCAAAATTTAGAAGATGTTTTAAATACCATTGATCTTACTAATGGTTTAACCCCTGATCGCTTGGCTTTTTATAGTTATGCGCATGTGCCTTGGATTAAGGGCAATGGTCAGCGTGGTTTTAAAGATCATGATGTGCCAAAAGATGATGTTAAACGCACTTTATATGAAGAAGGTAAAAAGAAGCTTTTAGCGCATGGCTATCATGAAATTGGTATGGATCATTTTGCTTTGGCAAATGATGGTATGTATCAGTCTTTCCAAGCGGGAACTTTGCATCGTAATTTTATGGGCTATACCTCATCTAAAACGCAAGTGATGATTGGTTTGGGCGTATCTTCGATCAGTGACAGTTGGTACAGCTTTGCCCAGAATGAAAAGAATATTGATGTGTATTATGAATGTCTTGAACGCAATGAAATTCCTGTGGTGAAAGGGCATGTGTTGAGTATTGAGGATTTAAAAATCCGTCAGCACATTTTGAATCTGATGTGTACGTTTGAAACCTCTTGGGCGGATTCGACTATGGATTTTCCTGAGCGTGAGCAGGTGATTGTTCAGCTTGCAGAAATGCAACATGATGGTTTGTTGCAGATTGAACAGGATCGGATTGTGATTACTGAGCAGGGTAAGCCTTTTGTACGAAATATTTGTATGGCGTTTGATTTGCTTTTGAAGCGTCGTAAGCCTGAAACGCAAATTTTCTCGATGACGATTTGA
- the ribA gene encoding GTP cyclohydrolase II codes for MPIAFVATSKLPTAYGDFKISVFQDPKTGEEHVALSKGLDTAPTEPVLVRIHSECLTGDAFGSLKCDCGPQLHNTMKMMNDAGQGVILYLRQEGRGIGLTNKIRAYALQDQGHDTVDANLLLNLPADARTYDMCSIMLDHLQVKQVKLITNNPLKLKALTDLGIDVVKRVGLTVGLNKFNEDYLKTKHDRMSHMYEKDDF; via the coding sequence GTGCCAATAGCGTTTGTTGCCACTTCTAAATTACCAACTGCTTATGGTGATTTTAAAATTTCTGTATTTCAAGATCCTAAAACTGGCGAAGAGCATGTTGCGCTTTCTAAAGGTTTGGACACTGCGCCCACTGAGCCTGTTCTTGTTCGTATTCATTCAGAATGTTTAACTGGCGATGCCTTTGGTTCTTTAAAATGTGATTGTGGTCCACAGCTGCACAACACCATGAAAATGATGAATGATGCAGGTCAAGGTGTAATTTTATATTTGCGTCAGGAAGGTCGTGGTATTGGTTTGACCAATAAAATCCGTGCTTATGCATTGCAAGATCAAGGACACGATACGGTGGATGCGAATCTGTTATTGAATTTGCCTGCTGATGCACGCACGTATGATATGTGTAGCATCATGCTCGATCATTTACAGGTTAAACAAGTGAAGTTAATTACCAATAATCCTTTAAAGTTAAAGGCATTGACTGATTTAGGCATTGATGTGGTTAAACGTGTCGGCTTGACTGTAGGTTTAAATAAATTTAATGAAGATTATTTAAAAACCAAACATGATCGTATGTCACATATGTATGAGAAAGATGATTTTTAA